A single window of Sander lucioperca isolate FBNREF2018 chromosome 22, SLUC_FBN_1.2, whole genome shotgun sequence DNA harbors:
- the LOC116061068 gene encoding LOW QUALITY PROTEIN: neoverrucotoxin subunit alpha-like (The sequence of the model RefSeq protein was modified relative to this genomic sequence to represent the inferred CDS: inserted 1 base in 1 codon) gives MASDNKNVAALGRPFTLGMLYDARRDELIPGLTLWDDKTLQGKIKESSQHSSAFEISASDSTESKCSLLDVDASLKASFMSGLIEVGGSAKYLNDQKKFHNQSRVTFQYKATTNFKQLMIEQLTMDPQQMDVIKKSSATHVVTGILYGANAFFVFDSEKLEASSVQDIQGSMQAVMKKIPSFNIEGQVNIKLTDEEKALTQKFSCKFYGDXDSNPSTFEEAVKTYVQLPKLLGEKGEKAVPVKVWLMPLKNFNSKAAELKKEITNRLVRKVQDNLDDLKEIEMRCNDSLEDKVVEQFPVIREELSTLQKLCGYYASNLQQALAKKLPSIREGKEDESSLNKHFEDGDKSPFSQEKLTKWLDRKEREINVIRSCVDTMKGTKIVPNQSELDRQVLAPGVDNALCFVFTSVEKGDTDLDVMADYLGVQKLGSTNEDPWYYSDEVFTKMREKAKAFHHFANALKNNSQFCFLIAAIANKKYTGATIYHYKNGILVSEDFSNDLPPVETITDRRDLIWYACDLNLDPNTANYNLILSEGNKKATHGEQQSYPDHPERFTQIHQVLCKESLSGQHYWEVEWSQNSFDDFFVNIAVAYREIERKSDNSESKFGHNAVSWAFENWPIKGTGHLLLAFENNEKRICTFPSDGCNRVGVYLDWPAGTLSFYRVSNNTLRHLYTFHTTFTKPVYPGFWVNHEQNYAYLCPLEQE, from the exons ATGGCCTCAGATAATAAGAACGTCGCTGCCCTGGGTCGACCTTTCACCCTGGGAATGCTCTATGATGCTCGGAGAGATGAACTGATCCCAG GTTTGACATTGTGGGATGATAAAACTCTACAAGGCAAGATAAAAGAAAGCTCTCAGCACTCCAGTGCATTTGAGATTTCTGCTTCTGACTCCACTGAATCCAAGTGCTCTCTGCTGGATGTTGATGCTTCTCTGAAGGCCAGTTTCATGAGTGGACTGATAGAAGTTGGAGGATCTGCCAAGTATCTGAATGATCAGAAGAAATTCCACAATCAGAGCAGAGTGACGTTTCAGTACAAAGCTACCACCAACTTCAAGCAGTTAATGATTGAACAACTAACCATGGACCCCCAACAGATGGATGTCATTAAGAAGAGCTCAGCAACACATGTAGTCACAGGCATCCTTTATGGGGCaaatgctttctttgtgtttgacaGTGAGAAGTTAGAGGCCAGCAGTGTTCAGGACATCCAGGGCAGCATGCAAGCTGTAATGAAGAAGATCCCCTCATTTAATATTGAGGGGCAAGTTAACATTAAGCTGACTGATGAAGAAAAAGCCCTGACACAGAAATTCTCCTGCAAATTCTACGGAG TTGATAGTAACCCTTCAACATTTGAAGAGGCAGTGAAGACCTACGTACAACTCCCAAAGCTActgggagaaaaaggagagaaggCTGTTCCAGTGAAGGTCTGGCTGATGCCGCTGAAGAATTTCAACTCTAAAGCTGCTGAGCTGAAGAAAGAGATCACAAACAGATTAGTTAGGAAGGTCCAGGATAATCTAGACGATTTAAAGGAAATAGAAATGAGATGCAACGATTCTCTGGAAGACAAAGTGGTGGAGCAGTTTCCTGTGATTCGAGAGGAGTTGAGCACTCTCCAAAAGTTGTGTGGTTATTATGCATCTAACCTCCAGCAGGCCTTGGCGAAGAAACTCCCCTCCATCCGTGAAGGAAAAGAAGATGAGAGCTCACTGAACAAACACTTTGAAGACGGAGACAAGTCACCATTCAGTCAGGAAAAACTAACCAAGTGGCTGGATcgtaaagagagagaaatcaaCGTCATCAGATCCTGTGTAGATACCATGAAGGGAACAAAGATCGTCCCAAATCAGTCAGAGCTGGACAGACAGGTTCTTGCTCCAGGTGTAGACAATGCTCTGTGCTTTGTTTTCACTTCAGTGGAAAAGGGTGATACTGACCTTGATGTGATGGCCGACTACTTGGGTGTTCAAAAATTAGGAAGTACCAATGAAGATCCATGGTACTACTCAGATGAAGTTTTCAccaaaatgagagaaaaagCCAAAGCTTTCCATCACTTTGCCAACGCACTGAAGAACAACAGTCAATTCTGTTTCCTCATAGCAGCCATTGCAAACAAGAAATACACAGGAGCAACCATCTACCATTACAAGAACGGCATTCTGGTCAGTGAAGATTTTTCAAACGATCTCCCTCCTGTGGAGACCATCACAGACAGAAGAGATCTGATCTGGT ATGCCTGTGATCTCAACCTGGACCCAAACACTGCAAACTACAACCTCATTCTGTCTGAAGGAAACAAGAAGGCAACACATGGAGAACAGCAGTCATACCCTGATCACCCAGAGAGGTTTACACAAATACACCAGGTGTTGTGCAAAGAGAGCTTATCTGGGCAACATTACTGGGAGGTGGAGTGGAGTCAGAATTCCtttgatgatttttttgttaATATTGCTGTTGCATACAGGGAAATTGAAAGAAAATCAGACAATTCAGAGAGCAAGTTTGGACATAATGCCGTATCGTGGGCTTTCGAAAACTGGCCAATAAAAGGAACCGGTCACTTacttttagcatttgaaaataatgaaaaaaggaTCTGTACTTTTCCCTCTGATGGCTGTAACAGAGTTGGGGTGTATCTGGACTGGCCTGCTGgcactctgtccttctacagagtCTCCAATAACACACTGAGGCACCTCTACACCTTTCACACCACATTCACTAAGCCTGTTTACCCAGGATTCTGGGTCAATCATGAACAAAACTATGCGTACCTGTGTCCACTTGAACAGGAGTAA